The DNA region ATGGGACAATTAAGATAAAAAGAGGCTTTGTACTTGATATGAATTGATATGTTAGTTAACATCATTCCGTATATTGGCAATTGTGGCGGATACAGATGATGCTACTGGTGTAAATAACTAAGGCAAGTGAAGCTTTAAAATCTAACAGTCTTTAGGAATAGGTTTGGGACGCCGTTTCAAAGACCAcgttttatcaaataattaataaaatacagATTTTTGAAAAACGTGTGGTGATGACGTCATTTAAAAGTCAAGGGCATTcagttgtacatgtaaacaatttgCGTAATAACCGCCCCTAACTCTCTTTGctgttataaaatattaaaaggaaAAGAAGCGTGCTGCGATCTGTGAAACGACAAAAAAGGTCGATAGCTGCCAAAAGTCGCTCCGTTTATAAACGTAGCAACAGTTACTTGTCATTGAAGTTGTTGATAAAACGTAGCCATAACTTTGCGGTCAGGTCAGACGCATACACGTCACTGCTATTCCTCTGCACGATGCGCAGCGCAAATGCGCCTTCCTGTCGCAGATATTCATTCACAAATCGACGGAACTCCTTTTTCTTGTAGAACCTTTCCTTATTGCGTAGCTTTTCTTTTGTCATTTCCTTATCTCTCAAATCGGGATTTATTTCCAATAACTTTTCGATGAATAGCATTTTGTTGATCGGAAAGAACACGCGCCATAACCACAAAACCAAACTTCCGCAAGTCACCATGGCAACGAAAGCATACCAGAACCAAAGGATGAAGAAAAATGATTCGAAGAACATGTTGAATGGAAGCACGCATTGCACGGTCCAAGATTGCACATTCGACAACTGTCGGATCTTAAAATCACACATAGCGACGCGCGGAAATTCCACTAGCCCCAGCTGGTTGATTTCGGAACGACGACGCCCAAAGAAATCCACTCCCAGATTAAGATAGAAATGTTGACCCAGAACTGCGTCGAGTAAAAAAAACTGGCCGATTACATTTAAACAGTATAGGCactttataaagatatatatcgCAGGTAGATAATTTCCACTTCTTTTTCCACATAAGGTGTTCTTGAATGCGTTCTCCTTTTTGCGGTGCAGTTGAAGCCAGCGTTCAATATAGACACTTGTGTGTTCGATAGATTGCTGACGTTCATTCCACGTCATTTCCTTTGTGTCCGAAGCTAAACGCGCGAGATGTCCTAAGTTGATACCAGACGAGTTGCTGATGAGACGCCACAAGACGTTTGGAAGCTTAAACATGAGTGCCATTAGAAGCAATATCACGGGGATCCATGGGTAATACTTGATAAGATGGCGGCGTCTTACTTCGTCGTTTTGAGACAACCCCTCTGAAGGAGGGACGTAGTATGTGTAGGAGATCCAGCAGTAGTTCTGGACGTACTCCACGTGAGAATCCGTGAACTCGGCCGGGCACCAGCAGTCGATCGGCGACTTATGGATGATGAACTGTAGGAAAGCTGTGTAAACGGCGAAGGCCCCAAGGAGGACCATGGTAAAGACACAGCTCAAACGGTCGGCCAAGTCGTCATCTTTGTTTCCAGACAAGTTAAAGGAGAAAAGATATGTCTTCTCCACCTCCACGCCATCTTCTATTTCTGTCACCTTCCTCAAGAAAGTGATTCGATCTCCAGACCCACCTTCAAAATGCACTTCTTCGTCCGCttccatgtttgtttttttttcttcttaaatgacaatatgtttaaaaatacacttatggggttttttaattttgggTTTCGACTGTTTACTTTCGATTTATTCATCCGCTTCGCGATTTTAAAAACTCAAATGAGTGTCGGTTTCGATACGTGAAGAAGTTTTTGTCAATCTGTCATTCACTCCAATATCCACGCATCATTGATCACATTTCACCAAACACACAGTACATCTTCCTTGGAAACCCTTAACATAAGTACAGCGAGTTACACGCAGGTTTAAAAAATGGAAgcaatttatgttttttatgtGTTGCAAATTTTTGGAAATAAAGTAAACCTAGATTCTTAATTTGAATGAATACAATATCTGTCGATCTTGCGATATTGAATTCGAAATAATCGCAAAAATAgcgaaaaaaatatcataacaaaaaTACAGCGTATATGGTATAGTTTATCATATAGatttaatgatacatgtattttttatgtagctTTGTTGGAATATGAATAATATCTTGACTAAAATCTTTGAGATTTGAAATCGGTGTGGATCAATACAAGTTAAAGCAATTAATGTACATATCATAACGAGGCTTTACCTTTTCGACAACGCTGCGCAAGTATGGATATAAACTGCAAATATTCACGCATGTATacatttcaaaatctaaaaaatttcttgcaattttttttaattgcttgctTTTACAATATTTTGGATCTGATTCAGTGAATAGTCGGTGTACCAAATCTCCCGACCCGTCGTCTGATGCAGTGTTGTAATATAACCATGTGGATCATTTGAAGCGTTTACAAGTGtttttctctgaaaaaaaattcagtatgCAAAATAACTTAGTAACGCGATCGAACTCAAAACTCAAAGCTGAAAAATGACccaaatatacttttaaaaggGCTAGGAAGCTAGCATCAATTGATAGAAAGAAAAATAGATTTCACTCACCTgcaaaacacaaatacatgcgGTCAGATCAAATTCAAATGAGATTGATCGGCC from Crassostrea angulata isolate pt1a10 chromosome 7, ASM2561291v2, whole genome shotgun sequence includes:
- the LOC128192464 gene encoding innexin unc-9-like, with the translated sequence MEADEEVHFEGGSGDRITFLRKVTEIEDGVEVEKTYLFSFNLSGNKDDDLADRLSCVFTMVLLGAFAVYTAFLQFIIHKSPIDCWCPAEFTDSHVEYVQNYCWISYTYYVPPSEGLSQNDEVRRRHLIKYYPWIPVILLLMALMFKLPNVLWRLISNSSGINLGHLARLASDTKEMTWNERQQSIEHTSVYIERWLQLHRKKENAFKNTLCGKRSGNYLPAIYIFIKCLYCLNVIGQFFLLDAVLGQHFYLNLGVDFFGRRRSEINQLGLVEFPRVAMCDFKIRQLSNVQSWTVQCVLPFNMFFESFFFILWFWYAFVAMVTCGSLVLWLWRVFFPINKMLFIEKLLEINPDLRDKEMTKEKLRNKERFYKKKEFRRFVNEYLRQEGAFALRIVQRNSSDVYASDLTAKLWLRFINNFNDK